Below is a genomic region from Spirosoma radiotolerans.
ATTTGTTCGATTCGATTTCATCGGATATGGATAATCGGCCATTGGCAGAAACGAACACAGCTCGCTTGTTACCACCCGTTAATGGAATCGTTAGACCCGAAACGGCACCACCCCGCGCTACGGCACCGGCCTCAGAGACGTATGGCAGTCACCCGCCTGTACAGATTTACGACGATGTGGATGGTGATGTAAACGACCTCACGGAAGTGGAAGACGTGACCCACGAGACGGAAGAAGATGATTCGCTCTCGCTCGAACGACAGGAGAAGGAAATGATTCTGAAAGCCCTTCGGCGCAATAACAACAAGCGAAAGTATGCCGCTCAGGCACTCGGTATTTCGGAACGCACGTTATACCGAAAAATAAAGCAATATGAAATTGATGAAGAGTAAACTAATGACGAATGAAGAATCCAGCGTGAAGAATAGTAAAAAGAAAAGGCTGCTCGTCTTATTCTTCATTCTTAACTCTTCACTCTTCGTTTCCTCCTGCGGAGTCTATTCGTTTACGGGAACAACGCTCTCTCCGGCCATTAAAACAGTGACGGTCAATAACTTCGTCCTCGCGACGGCGGGCGGCCCGGCTAACCTGCCACTGACGTTCAACGAACGATTAAAGGAATACTACCAGCGCTATACCAACCTGAAGGTTGTTCCCACCAATGGCGATATGGTTCTGGAAGGAAACATCACTGGCTACGACCTGTTGGCCGTTGCCCCAACTGCCCAGGACCAGGCTGGTGTCAACCGGCTTCAAATCACTGTTTTAGCCCGTTTTTATAACAATAAAGACGAAACGAAGAATTTTGAACAGTCTTTTTCCTTTTATCAGGATTTCCCGCAGGGCCAAACCCTGAGCCAGAACGAAAGCCGCCTGGTACCCAAGATTTTGGATCAGATCGTCCTGGATATTTTCAATAAGACAGCGGCTGACTGGTGAAAAGATTTACGGCTTACGATTTACAATTTACGCTTGAAAAAGGTACTTTCGCAGATTGCCCCGCTGAGCGGAACCCTCATCAATTGTCCATCGTAAACCGTAATTTACTTCGTGCTCGCCCTCGACAAAGAAACATTCTCTTACTGGGTCACTCACCCCGACGACCTTGCTCCTACCGACTTTGTTCAACTACAGGAAAGTCTGGAGACGTATCCCTATTGCCAAACGCTGCATACCTTAGCGGCCAAGGCGGCATCGGTTCATCAGCGGAGTCAGGCCGTTCCTTTTGTGCGTCAGGCTGCGGCCCATGCTTTAAGCCGGAATGCGTTGCGGAAGCTAATTGAGAATGAATTTCAATGGTCAGAAAACCTTTTGACGAAGCTCAACGAGCTGTCAGCCAGGCACGTACCGGTTCCCGACGATTACCAGCAGGAGAGCTACGCTTTGTTCAAATCAAAGGCGGGCGTTAGCAATGGATTTCCCAAATTACCTCTGCTGAGGCTACCCGGTCAGCACGACCAGTCTGCCGAACCCATTGTCACCACACCTACGCCGGAAGACCCAACACTGATCGAAATAAACCTGCAAAACGACCTTGTACAAATTGCGGAAACTACACCCGCTCAACCAACCCTCTCCCCCGCCGATGTTGAACGCCAGCGTCAATTGGACCTGATTGATAGCTTCATCAAGAAAGAACCCCGCATTTCGCCCGTGCGGGCTAAACCTGGCGAACCCCATACACAGGAAGACCTGACCAAACGGACAAAGCCCGTTGGCGGCAGTCTGGTAACTGAAAGTTTTGCCAAGATTTTGGAAAAGCAGGGAAAACTTGACAAAGCCAGGGAAATCTACGAGAAACTTATAGTGAAAAACCCAGAAAAAAAGGCGTACTTTGCGGCAAAAATTAGCGAATTAACGAGTGCGGACGGAGGATCGACTGAATCGTGAAACCACTCCTATTAGCTGTTAACTATTTGTCTTAACTGTTTAACGCACCGGCGATCCGGTAGCTACTGATTTCATGATAACGGCAACTATTGTCATCATTTGTATTCTCACCGTTCTTCTGATTCTAATTGTACTCATTCAGAACTCAAAAGGCGGAGGCCTGGCTGGCGAATTTGGCGGCTTAGGCTCTAACCAGCTAATGGGTGTAAAGAAAACGACGGATTTGCTTGAGCAAATTACGTGGGGCCTCGGCGTTGCCGTTATGGTGCTGTCGCTAGCGTCTTACATCATGGTAGATCGCACGCAGGTAGGCGGCATCAATAGCGCCAACGTAGATCGGGCACAAACCCAGACATTGCCAGGCGCAGCTGCGCCAACACCAGCCCCTAGTGCCGCCAATGGAGCGGCACCAAGTCAGGCGGCTCCCGGTGCACAGACACCAGGCGCATCGACCTCAGCGCTGACGCCCCAAAAGTAAACTTGCAGTTCATACAGAAAAAGCCGTGTCCTCTCAGGCACGGCTTTTTCTGTATGGCTAGGCTACTGCCTGAACGAGTAATTGCCGGGCAATGGGCAACAGCGTTTCCTGAATGGGATAACTCTTCTGGCTCTCCAGCATAAACGTGGCTGGGTTAGGCATGTGTCGATGCCGCCGAATCAGATCCAGCTTAATATTCTCAACAGTATTGACTAGACTTTTTCGGACAGCCTCGATAAAACGCAGTTGTACCAGGCGCCCACCCGGTTCCTGATCCGAATACAGTGTCAGGCAAAAGTAATACACATGTATCTCTGCCTGATCAGTCGTTTGAAGGAGCAGATATCCCTCTTCGGGTCGTAGGGGCAATAAACCCACCGGAGCCAGTATCAAAGAGTTGGCAATATCGAGCCACCGTTGCTGGCCTTCCGTGAGCATAGCCTGAAAGCGGGGCAGCGCAAATTCCATAATTGCGTCCACCTCTGCCATAAACGACGGGTCCGTTACCTCAGATTTATATTCGATTCGCGGTGGTGGGCCAGTAACTCGACTAACTCGCTTGGGGAAAGCGGCATTTAGCGTACCTTTGCCCCTCGAAAAACGAATACCAGCGTCGTAGTGACTTCGCAGTTCAGGCAGATCAGGACAAAGTTTGTGTTCAACGAAGTTTTTCTGAACCGCCTGTAAGTATGCCATCACGACATACTTCTGATATTCGGCGTCAAGCCAATTTTGCGTAAACCAGTCAGGTTGTAATTTTTTCATAAACCAGATTACATAATTTTTTAGGTGTATGATCTTGTTAAACTAACCAATGATTGTGAAACTGCCAAATTCTGTTCGTTAAAAATGCGCCATCTGCCGAATGAAGTTTAGTAAACAAAGGCAATGGCAGTATGGCAGACTTAAACCGGAAAAATTGGCAGTTTAGCGTATTGGCACAGTAATTGGCGGTCGAGAATCGACGTGTAAGTACAAACACAAACAGTTAAAAACCTTAATCAACTCATTATCATGGTAGCAGAAACGGAAAGCGTTAAAGTGAACGTGAAACCGCTGGCCGACCGGGTGCTGGTAGAAGCCGCACCGGCCGAAGAAAAGACGTCGTTCGGAATTATCATTCCTGACACAGCTAAAGAAAAACCCCAGCGTGGTACGGTCGTTGCCGTTGGTGCAGGTAAGAAAGATGAGCCCCTAACGGTTCAGGTAGGCGATACGGTGTTGTATGGCAAATATGCCGGTACAGAAATCACCGTCGATGGTAAAGAGTACCTTATCATGCGTGAATCCGACATTTTCGCAATCCTTTAATTCAGTTCGTCGTTCGTTGTTTGTGGTTCGCGCAAGTCCCGGCGGGGAACCGCAACTACAAACTGTAAACCACAAACTTTTTCAAATTCTAAGAAACAATGGCTAAGAAAATATTTTTCGATACCGAAGCTCGTGAGCGCATTAAGAAAGGGGTTGATACCCTTGCCGACGCAGTTAAAGTTACCCTCGGACCTAAGGGCCGGAACGTCATTCTGGACAAAAAATTCGGCTCACCTGTTATCACCAAGGATGGTGTAACGGTAGCAAAAGAAATTGAACTGAAGGATGCCATGGAAAACATGGGAGCTCAGTTAGTAAAAGAAGTAGCGTCGAAAACAGCTGATTCGGCTGGTGATGGTACCACGACAGCCACCGTACTGGCGCAGGCGATCTATTCGATCGGCGCGAAAAACGTAGCGGCTGGTGCCAACCCAATGGACCTGAAGCGCGGTATCGATAAAGCAGTGGTAACGGTTGTTAAAAACCTGGCTGAACAGGCTCAAACCATTGGTGATGATTTCGGCAAAATCGAACAGGTAGCAACCATCTCGGCTAACCACGACGAAGAAATCGGTAAAATGATTGCCGAAGCCATGAAGAAAGTTGGCAAAGAAGGCGTCATTACGGTTGAAGAAGCGCGCGGAACGGAAACGGAAGTGAAAACCGTAGAAGGTATGCAGTTCGACCGTGGCTATTTATCTCCTTACTTCGTCACGAACACGGAGAAAATGGAAGTTGAACTGGAGCGTCCGTTCATCCTGATCTCGGAGAAAAAAGTTTCGTCAATGAAAGAATTGCTGCCTGTGCTGGAGCAAGTTGCTCAAACAGGCCGCCCACTGCTGATCATTGCTGAAGATGTAGATGGCGAAGCACTGGCTACGCTGGTTGTAAACAAAATCCGTGGCGCGCTGAAAGTAGCTGCCGTTAAAGCACCTGGCTTTGGCGATCGCCGGAAAGCGATGCTGGAAGACATTGCTATCCTGACGGGTGGCCAGGTTATCAGTGAAGAACGTGGTTTCAAACTGGAGAACGCATCGATCGAATACCTGGGCCAGGCTGAAAAAATCCTGATCGACAAAGATAACACGACTGTTGTCAACGGTGTTGGTGAGAAAGAAAACATCACAGGCCGCGTCAATCAGATCAAAGCCCAAATCGAAAACACGACATCAGACTATGATCGCGAGAAATTGCAGGAGCGTCTGGCCAAACTGTCGGGTGGTGTGGCTATCCTCTACATCGGTGCAGCTACCGAAGTAGAAATGAAAGAGAAGAAAGACCGCGTTGACGACGCCCTGCACGCAACCCGCGCAGCCGTTGAAGAAGGTATCGTAACCGGTGGTGGTATTGCTCTGATCCGGGCGATCTCTTCTCTGGACGCTATCAACGCTATCAACGAAGATGAAAAAACCGGTATAAACATCATCCGTGTCGCTCTCGAATCACCGCTACGGACAATCGTTGCCAACGCTGGTGGCGAAGGTTCGGTTATTGTGAACAAGGTGAAAGATGGGCAGGGTGGTTATGGCTACAATGCTAAGAACGATACGTTCGAAGACCTGTTCGCTGCTGGTGTTATCGACCCGAAAAAAGTGACCCGTCTTGCGCTGGAAAACGCAGCGTCTATTGCTGGTCTGTTACTGACAACGGAATGTGTTATCGCCGACGAGCCAGAAGAAGCTCCAGCCGGTGGTGGCCATGGTCACCCAGGCGGTGGCGGCATGGGCGGCATGATGTAATTCATCAGCCATTCACAAACGAAAAGGTCCCCGGTCAACTTGACCGGGGACCTTTTCATTTATATAAATCTATACGCTCCTTATAGTAAATTCCTGGCTGTTAAGGTATAAAATCTAACTTTTGGGCAAACAAAAAAGCCAAGCGAGACACTCTCTTGGCTTTCTGATTTACTCAACGTTATGAAAAACTTTTCTTTTCGACACAATAATAAAACAAAAATGCGAAAAATTGATTCTTTTTCTTAATTATTTTTTTAAACAAAGTTGCAACACTCTGATATACAGTACTTTAAAATTGAAGAAATACTCAAAAAAAGATTAAACTTTAAGTATATTTACCTAGTAGACTTATAAAAGTCGCACTATGAACACCGTAATCAGGTAAATAAAAGTCCATCCCGGATGGTTACCGTTCGGTCAGCTAAAGCAGCTAATCCTTCATTGTGCGTCACGATAATAAACGTCTGACCGAGCTCATCCCGGAGCCGAAAAAACAATTGATGAAGTTCTTCAGCATTGCGCGAATCGAGGTTTCCGCTTGGTTCATCGGCAAAAACGATAGCAGGCTCGTTAATCAATGCCCGTGCCACAGCGGCTCGTTGTTGCTCTCCCCCCGACAACTGCGAGGGAAGATTCGTCAGGCGATGTTGCAGGCCAAGCGTCGTGAGCAATACTTCGGCCCGTTGCCGAACGGCCCGTTCCTCCTTGCCAGCAATGAACCCAGGCAGGCATACGTTTTCAAGGGCTGTAAACTCGGGCAGCAAATTGTTAAACTGAAACACAAAGCCAATGCGCTCGTTTCGAAACTGTGCCAGTTGACGGTCATTAAGCGTAAAAACGTTCTGACCAGCAATGTGCAGCTCACCGGAATCGGGCCGATCAAGCGTGCCCAGAATTTGCAATAGCGTGGTTTTACCGGCTCCAGACGCGCCGACGATAGACACAACTTCGCCTGGCTCGATGGCTAGATTAATACCTTTGAGTACGGGCAAATCACCGTAATTTCGGCGAATATCGGTTGTGTGAAGGATTGATTGCATCAAAAATGAAGAATGAAAAGTGAGGAGTGAAGAGTGAAGAATAACGAATTCAGAGTAATTATTCTTCACTCTTCACTCCTCATTCCTCATTTCCTGTTTAACTTGCCGCACAAAAATACGATTTCCAATCCTCTTTGTTGCAGTTGTCATGAATATACACGAGTATCAGGGCAAAGAAATTCTCAAAAAGTACGGTGTCCGCATTCAGGAGGGCATTGTCGCTGAGTCGCCCGAGAAAGCCGTTGAAGCCGCTAAACTCCTGATCGCTCAATCAGGTCAGAAGTTCGTAGTGGTAAAGTCGCAAATCCACGCGGGTGGGCGCGGAAAAGGCCAGATCGTCGGCTCTGAGCAGCGTGGTGTTGCTTTGGCCAAATCGGTAGATGCCGTACGCGACATTACCAAGAACCTCATTGGAAATGTACTGGTTACGCATCAGACAGGACCGGAAGGCAAGCGGGTGAATAAAGTTCTCATCGCTGAAGATGTCTATTACCCAGGGCCATCGGACCCGAAAGAAATGTACATCGGTATTCTGCTCGACCGGACAAAAGCCTGCAACGTGATTATGGCCAGTACCGAAGGTGGTATGGACATTGAAGAAGTAGCTGAACATACGCCCGAAAAAATTGTGAAGGAGTGGATTGACCCAGCGGTTGGTCTGCAGCCTTTTCAAGCCCGAAAAGTGGCTTTTGGTCTTGGACTCGAAGGCGAGGCATTCAAAGAAATGGTGAAGTTCGTAACATCGCTTTACAAAGCGTATGTAGATACGGATGCATCCATGTTTGAGATCAACCCAGTATTGAAAACGTCGGACAATAAGATTCTAGCCGTCGATGCCAAGGTGAATCTGGATGACAATGCCCTGTATCGCCATCCTGAGCTGAAGGCAATGCGGGACTTGGCCGAAGAAGATCCGCTCGAAGTAGAAGCGTCTGCGAATGACCTGAACTATGTAAAACTTGACGGAAACGTTGGTTGCATGGTAAACGGGGCAGGCCTGGCCATGGCTACGATGGATATTATTAAATTATCGGGTGGCGAACCGGCCAACTTCCTCGATGTTGGGGGCGGTGCGAATGCCAAAACCGTGGAAGCTGGCTTTCGGATTATTCTGAAAGACCCGAACGTAAAAGCCATTCTGATCAATATTTTCGGGGGTATCGTTCGTTGCGACCGCGTGGCGACGGGTGTTGTCGAAGCCTACAAAGCGATTGGCGATATTCCGGTTCCAATCATCGTTCGGTTGCAGGGTACAAACGCTGAAGAAGGCGCGAAAATCATTGATGAATCAGGACTGAAAGTACAGTCAGCCGTTCTGTTGAAAGAAGCCGCCGAAAAAGTGCGTCAGGTAATCGCAGGACTATAATCAATATATCCGACAGCAAGATACTGTCGGATACAAATAAAAAAGCCGGCGTGTACACGCCGGCTTTTTTATTTATTGTAGGCTCAGTGCGTTATCGGGCACTGGCATAATATTTCTGAGCGTCGGGCAGCAGTTTCTGTAAGTCAGCGATACGGCGTTCGTCGGATGGGTGGTCCGATAAAAACTCAGCAGGTGCTTTCCCCCCACCTGCTTTGGCCATCCGTGTCCAGAACGTGATTGCTTCTCTTGGATCATAGCCTGCCATCGACATAAAAATCAGCCCTAAGTGATCGGCTTCTGATTCCTGTTTACGGCTGTGAGGAAGACCGACACCATATTGATAGGCTAATGGGCCAACGACGCCAAATGCCTGCTGGAATATAGCCTGTGTCTGCGCGCTTTTACCCGATGTGCCAATACCGGTTGCTACCTGACCAGCCTGAAGAAGACCATTGGCCACTAATCCTTCACTCATCCGTTCGTTACCGTGTTCAGCAATGGCGTGAGAAACCTCATGCCCCAGTACCGTAGCCAAACCAGCTTCATTCTGTGTGTACGGTAAAATACCAGAGTAAACGACGATTTTACCGCCGGGCATACACCAGGCATTTACCTGATTACTTTGCACCAAATGATACTCCCATTTGAACCCTTCAAGCCGTTTGCTGTAGCCGTTGCTGTTCATATAACTTTCAACAGCCCGACGAATACGATCGCCAACTCGATTGACCATTTCAGCATCGCCATTACTGGTGCTGATAACCTTACTTGTATCCAGGAATGCTTTGTATTGCGTGAAGCTCATAGAAAGCATGTCATTGTTAGGTACTAAAATCAGTTGCTTTCGTCCCGTTAAAGGTACTTTCTCGCAAGCCGTAACAGCAAAAGCGAGTGACAACATGACAATTATGATTTTTTTCATTTTTATGTGTTTTTAATGGTAGTATATTCTGACGTTATATGACGTGCAAAGTACTAGAATTGTTCAAAATTTTATGAACCGATGCGGTCAGCCCCTCATTAGTCCTTAGATTTGTAGCATTTGGATTGGTTTAATGTAACGCGGACATGCTGTCCGCACAGATGCGGACAGCATGTCCGCGTTACTCTATGAAAATTATTTGCGTTGGCCGAAATTACGTTGAACACATCAAGGAGCTCAACAACGAACAGCCCGAGGACCCGGTCATTTTCATGAAGCCCGAAACGGCTATTCCTCTGAAACATGAGCCATTTTTCTACCCGGATTTTTCCACGGATGTTCATCACGAAGTTGAGATTCTGGTGAAAATCAATCGAGTGGGAAAGAATATTGACGAGAAGTTCGCCCATAAATATTATGACGAAATAGGCGTCGGAATTGACTTTACTGCCCGTGATGTGCAGAGTAAACTGAAGGCAAAAGGCTTGCCCTGGGAGCTGGCGAAAGGCTTCAATGGCTCTGCTCCTATTTCAAACTTTGTTTCTAAAACCGATTTTCCTGATTTACAGAATCTGAACTTTCGGCTGGATATCAATGGCGAAACCCGTCAGGTAGGAAATACAAGCCTGATGCTGTTCAAGATCGACTACCTGATTTCGTTTGTATCGCGGTATTTTCTGCTACAACAGGGCGATATTCTATTTACAGGCACGCCGAAAGGCGTTGGCCCCGTTCAGGTGGGCGACCGCTTGACGGCATTCATTGAAGATAACCCAATGCTTACGTTTGACGTAAAATAGGCGTCCTTATTGATCGGACTCTAGCC
It encodes:
- the lptE gene encoding LPS assembly lipoprotein LptE, whose protein sequence is MKSKLMTNEESSVKNSKKKRLLVLFFILNSSLFVSSCGVYSFTGTTLSPAIKTVTVNNFVLATAGGPANLPLTFNERLKEYYQRYTNLKVVPTNGDMVLEGNITGYDLLAVAPTAQDQAGVNRLQITVLARFYNNKDETKNFEQSFSFYQDFPQGQTLSQNESRLVPKILDQIVLDIFNKTAADW
- a CDS encoding fumarylacetoacetate hydrolase family protein; this encodes MKIICVGRNYVEHIKELNNEQPEDPVIFMKPETAIPLKHEPFFYPDFSTDVHHEVEILVKINRVGKNIDEKFAHKYYDEIGVGIDFTARDVQSKLKAKGLPWELAKGFNGSAPISNFVSKTDFPDLQNLNFRLDINGETRQVGNTSLMLFKIDYLISFVSRYFLLQQGDILFTGTPKGVGPVQVGDRLTAFIEDNPMLTFDVK
- the secG gene encoding preprotein translocase subunit SecG, whose protein sequence is MITATIVIICILTVLLILIVLIQNSKGGGLAGEFGGLGSNQLMGVKKTTDLLEQITWGLGVAVMVLSLASYIMVDRTQVGGINSANVDRAQTQTLPGAAAPTPAPSAANGAAPSQAAPGAQTPGASTSALTPQK
- a CDS encoding co-chaperone GroES, whose amino-acid sequence is MVAETESVKVNVKPLADRVLVEAAPAEEKTSFGIIIPDTAKEKPQRGTVVAVGAGKKDEPLTVQVGDTVLYGKYAGTEITVDGKEYLIMRESDIFAIL
- the groL gene encoding chaperonin GroEL (60 kDa chaperone family; promotes refolding of misfolded polypeptides especially under stressful conditions; forms two stacked rings of heptamers to form a barrel-shaped 14mer; ends can be capped by GroES; misfolded proteins enter the barrel where they are refolded when GroES binds); protein product: MAKKIFFDTEARERIKKGVDTLADAVKVTLGPKGRNVILDKKFGSPVITKDGVTVAKEIELKDAMENMGAQLVKEVASKTADSAGDGTTTATVLAQAIYSIGAKNVAAGANPMDLKRGIDKAVVTVVKNLAEQAQTIGDDFGKIEQVATISANHDEEIGKMIAEAMKKVGKEGVITVEEARGTETEVKTVEGMQFDRGYLSPYFVTNTEKMEVELERPFILISEKKVSSMKELLPVLEQVAQTGRPLLIIAEDVDGEALATLVVNKIRGALKVAAVKAPGFGDRRKAMLEDIAILTGGQVISEERGFKLENASIEYLGQAEKILIDKDNTTVVNGVGEKENITGRVNQIKAQIENTTSDYDREKLQERLAKLSGGVAILYIGAATEVEMKEKKDRVDDALHATRAAVEEGIVTGGGIALIRAISSLDAINAINEDEKTGINIIRVALESPLRTIVANAGGEGSVIVNKVKDGQGGYGYNAKNDTFEDLFAAGVIDPKKVTRLALENAASIAGLLLTTECVIADEPEEAPAGGGHGHPGGGGMGGMM
- a CDS encoding M48 family metallopeptidase: MKKIIIVMLSLAFAVTACEKVPLTGRKQLILVPNNDMLSMSFTQYKAFLDTSKVISTSNGDAEMVNRVGDRIRRAVESYMNSNGYSKRLEGFKWEYHLVQSNQVNAWCMPGGKIVVYSGILPYTQNEAGLATVLGHEVSHAIAEHGNERMSEGLVANGLLQAGQVATGIGTSGKSAQTQAIFQQAFGVVGPLAYQYGVGLPHSRKQESEADHLGLIFMSMAGYDPREAITFWTRMAKAGGGKAPAEFLSDHPSDERRIADLQKLLPDAQKYYASAR
- a CDS encoding ABC transporter ATP-binding protein; protein product: MQSILHTTDIRRNYGDLPVLKGINLAIEPGEVVSIVGASGAGKTTLLQILGTLDRPDSGELHIAGQNVFTLNDRQLAQFRNERIGFVFQFNNLLPEFTALENVCLPGFIAGKEERAVRQRAEVLLTTLGLQHRLTNLPSQLSGGEQQRAAVARALINEPAIVFADEPSGNLDSRNAEELHQLFFRLRDELGQTFIIVTHNEGLAALADRTVTIRDGLLFT
- the sucC gene encoding ADP-forming succinate--CoA ligase subunit beta — translated: MNIHEYQGKEILKKYGVRIQEGIVAESPEKAVEAAKLLIAQSGQKFVVVKSQIHAGGRGKGQIVGSEQRGVALAKSVDAVRDITKNLIGNVLVTHQTGPEGKRVNKVLIAEDVYYPGPSDPKEMYIGILLDRTKACNVIMASTEGGMDIEEVAEHTPEKIVKEWIDPAVGLQPFQARKVAFGLGLEGEAFKEMVKFVTSLYKAYVDTDASMFEINPVLKTSDNKILAVDAKVNLDDNALYRHPELKAMRDLAEEDPLEVEASANDLNYVKLDGNVGCMVNGAGLAMATMDIIKLSGGEPANFLDVGGGANAKTVEAGFRIILKDPNVKAILINIFGGIVRCDRVATGVVEAYKAIGDIPVPIIVRLQGTNAEEGAKIIDESGLKVQSAVLLKEAAEKVRQVIAGL